AAATATCTAAATTCATACCATCTTTTTCTAACGGAATACTTATATAATTAGGATTTCTCTGATTAAATGCACTTCCAGCGCCTAGATAAATTGGCTTACTTACTGCACAATAACTATCTTCATCTAAAAATACTGTCCCCAATATAAATAATGCCTGTTGAGAACCTGTTGTAATCATTATATTTTCTTCATTTAAACAATGTATGTCTTCGTATTTTTTTAATAATCTAATATACTGTTTTATCAATTCAGGATCACCTTCAGTTGAACCATATTGCAACGCAACCTTGTATTCATTCATTATTACATCATTTGCTATTTTAGATAATTTTTCTACTGGAAACGTTTCAGGATCTGGTATTCCACCACCAAAAGAAATAATTCCTTCTGCTGTTGCTGTTTTTAACAATTCTCTAATGATGTTTGATTTAATTCTGTTTACTGTTACAGAATATTTACTTTCAAATTTCATACATTTCACCCCTCCGAATTTAGTTTTTTTCTCATTTTTATTTTACACTTTTAAATATATTTTTACAAAGTTGATTATGGGGGTATATATCGAGTTATATAGAATTATATGTGATTATATGCTGTGTGAAAAATTTTTCACGAAATTTTTTTCAATAATGTTGTTGGCTTTTCATTATAATATATTGTATAATAGGGGTAGAAATTTTTATTTAAGAGGAGGAATAAAAATGTGGGAAAACTTAAAAACCGTTGATCCTGAAATTTATGATATTGTTATGAAAGAATTAAAAAGGCAGGAGTTCGGATTAGAATTAATAGCTTCAGAAAATTTTGCATCTCAGGCTGTAATGGAAGCAATGGGGAGTGTATTAACAAATAAATATGCAGAAGGTTATCCTAAAAAAAGATATTATGGTGGTTGTGAATTTGTTGACGAAGCTGAAACTTTAGCAAGAAAAAGAGCTAAAGAATTATTTGGGGCAAAATATGCTAATGTTCAACCACATTCAGGTTCTCAGGCAAATATGGGTGTTTATTTAGCGTTAATGGAAACAGGAGAAACATTAATGGGAATGTCGTTAAGTCATGGCGGACATTTGACACATGGAGCTTCTGTTAATTTTTCTGGTAAAATATTCAATGTAGTTCAGTATGGAGTTAACGAAGAAACAGAGGTTATCGATTATGACGAGGTTGAAAAGCTAGCTATTGAACATAATCCGAAAATTATAGTAGCTGGCGGAAGTGCGTATGCGAGGATTATTGATTTTAAGAGATTTAGAGATATTGCAGATAAAGTAGGAGCTTATTTAGTTGTTGATATGTCACATTTTGCAGGTTTAGTTGCTGCTGGTTTATATCCCCATCCTTTGGAATATGCACACGTTGTTACTACTACTACACACAAAACATTAAGAGGTCCTCGTGGTGGTATGATTTTAACTAATGATAAAGAAATATATAAATTAATCAATAAAAGTATATTTCCAGGAATTCAAGGTGGCCCTTTAATGCATGTTATTGCTGCAAAAGCTGTAGCTTTCAAAGAAGCTCTATCTTCAGAATTTAAAGAATACCAAGCTCAAGTTGTTAAAAATGCCAAAAAATTAGCAGAAGAAATGGAAAAATTAGGGTTCAGAATAGTTTCTGGGGGCACAGATTCACACCTTTTCTTAGTTGATTTAACAGAAAAAAATGTAACGGGTAAAGCTGCTGAAAAAGCTTTAGAAGCTTCTGGTATTACTGTTAATAAAAATACTATACCAAAAGAAACAAGATCACCATTTGTTACAAGTGGAATTAGAATAGGAACACCTGCTGTTACAACAAGAGGAATGAAAGAAAGTGAAATGAAAATTATTGCTCAATTAATCAATGAGGTTATTATAAATATAAAAGACGAAGATGGTAGTCTGGATGATGAATTTAAAGAATCGATTAAATTCAAAGTTAAAGAATTATGTGAAAAATTCCCTTTATATAAAGGAAAAATATTTTAAAATCATAAAAAAGCCCCAAAAGGGGCTTTTTTATGATTCTTTTTTCTTGTTGAAAAAATTAAGTTATCTTTAGATATTATTTTAATAAAAATTTTTAAATATATTCGGAAAGGTTAAGAATAAAAAAAACGGAGCTTATAGCTCCGCAAATTCCTTAGTTTATTTTAAGGAGGATAGGGGTATTATTATAATACCACTATTATGTTAAATAAAAATCCATTAATTATTCAAAAATATGTATTATAAATTAAGAAAAGCAAAACAAAATAGTTATGAAAAATTTTTTAAAAAAATAGAAATTAATGATATAATATAACAAGAATACATTTCAGGAGGTGTTTTTTGGTGAAGCATTTTTCAAAATATTTTATTGTAGTAATTGTTTTAATGGCATTTTTATTTATTCCTAAAATAGGGATATCTGAAGGTTCAAAAGAAACAGGAAAAAACTTAAAGATTGCATTTGTTCAAATGGAAAAGGTTACACAAAATTATTATAAATGGGTTGACCTACAGGAAAAATATAAAAACGATCTTCAATATTATCAGAACAAAATAAACAAATTGCAACAGGATTTTGAAAATCTCAAAAATTCTGGAGCTTCACAGGAAACTTTAGTTCAAAAACAAAAAGAATTACAAACAAGAGTTTCAGAATATCAAAAAGCTATTCAGGACGAATATACCAAAAAAACAAATGAAATTTTGGATGAAATAAAAACAAAAATTATCAGTTATGCCAAAGATAATGGTTATAATCTGGTACTTTATGAACCATCGGTTTTATATGCAGATGAATTAGTAGACATTACGCAACAAATAATCGAAATGTTAAAAAAATAATATGTATAATTTGATATGTAAAAAGATTACAAAAAAATATGGAAGAAAGATTGTATTAAATAATGTCGATTTTGAAGCCAGCACTGGAAAAATAGTTGGGATTTTAGGTCCTAACGGTGCTGGCAAGTCTACATTATTTAAATCAATTTTGGGAATAGTGGTTCCTAAAAGCGGAGATATTTTTCTCGACAATGAAAAGATTACTCATTTGCCAGTTCATGTTAGAGCTAAAAAAG
The sequence above is drawn from the Marinitoga sp. 1197 genome and encodes:
- the glyA gene encoding serine hydroxymethyltransferase, giving the protein MWENLKTVDPEIYDIVMKELKRQEFGLELIASENFASQAVMEAMGSVLTNKYAEGYPKKRYYGGCEFVDEAETLARKRAKELFGAKYANVQPHSGSQANMGVYLALMETGETLMGMSLSHGGHLTHGASVNFSGKIFNVVQYGVNEETEVIDYDEVEKLAIEHNPKIIVAGGSAYARIIDFKRFRDIADKVGAYLVVDMSHFAGLVAAGLYPHPLEYAHVVTTTTHKTLRGPRGGMILTNDKEIYKLINKSIFPGIQGGPLMHVIAAKAVAFKEALSSEFKEYQAQVVKNAKKLAEEMEKLGFRIVSGGTDSHLFLVDLTEKNVTGKAAEKALEASGITVNKNTIPKETRSPFVTSGIRIGTPAVTTRGMKESEMKIIAQLINEVIINIKDEDGSLDDEFKESIKFKVKELCEKFPLYKGKIF
- a CDS encoding OmpH family outer membrane protein gives rise to the protein MKHFSKYFIVVIVLMAFLFIPKIGISEGSKETGKNLKIAFVQMEKVTQNYYKWVDLQEKYKNDLQYYQNKINKLQQDFENLKNSGASQETLVQKQKELQTRVSEYQKAIQDEYTKKTNEILDEIKTKIISYAKDNGYNLVLYEPSVLYADELVDITQQIIEMLKK